Below is a genomic region from Bacteroidota bacterium.
AGACGATTTTTTCGGTACAAATGGATCTTTTCTTCCTTTTTCGAAACAGCTTCTAAAATAGCTTGGGAAACGTAATCATTGTTATCGCCAACCGGGTTTGATGCGTATTTAATATTGCCGGATGTGTGAGAAATTATTTCCGTAAGTTCTATACCCAGACTTTTCTTGCGGCTGATGCGAATGATAAAATCCGGAGATTCACTTCGGAGTATCCGCCCTGCAGGAAACATATCCGTGAGTTGGATACAATCCTCCAGTATCCTTAATTCATTTTCCTTCTTCCCGTTATTCAAGTAAAGCTGTGATAAAGAATGGTCTAAAATTATGCAATATTGTTTTGAAACATGAATCCGTGTAAAAAAATCTAATCGTGTTTAATTAATAATTATAAAAGTTAAACAAAAAGTACCTTTTACTTGTTTAGACTACGATTAGCAACCTTAAATTTGAGAATATGAGACTGAATGAATTTCACACCATAGATACTAAAGATATCGATGTAAACGCTGCAATGCCGGATGATTCTTTTTACGAAGCATGCGAAATCCTGGGAGAAAACCATGTGGCAACTTCAATTGATACCCCCATAAGGCCTGATGCATTCGTAAAAACGGATGCAGAGAAAATGGCAATTATTGAAGATCATTTCCGGGCAATTATGGAAACTCTGGGACTGGATCTTAGTGATGACAGTTTACGGGGTACTCCGCATCGTGTAGCAAAAATGTATGTACAGGAAATTTTCAGGGGTTTGAACCCTGCCAATATGCCAAAAATCTCTGTTTTTGAAAATAAATTCAAGTATGGGGAGATGCTTGTTGAGAAAAATATTAATATGAATTCCACTTGTGAGCATCATTTTCTTCCCATTATTGGCAAGGCTCATGTTGCATACATTTCCAGTGGGCAGGTAATAGGGCTTTCGAAGATCAACCGGATTGTGGATCACTTTGCCAAAAGGCCTCAGGTACAGGAAAGAATGACTGTGCAG
It encodes:
- the folE gene encoding GTP cyclohydrolase I FolE; the protein is MPDDSFYEACEILGENHVATSIDTPIRPDAFVKTDAEKMAIIEDHFRAIMETLGLDLSDDSLRGTPHRVAKMYVQEIFRGLNPANMPKISVFENKFKYGEMLVEKNINMNSTCEHHFLPIIGKAHVAYISSGQVIGLSKINRIVDHFAKRPQVQERMTVQIANELKQVLKTEDVAIVVEAKHLCVSSRGIQDESSTTVTAEYSGKFLEEKTREEFLRYISLELK